The Argentina anserina chromosome 3, drPotAnse1.1, whole genome shotgun sequence genome includes a region encoding these proteins:
- the LOC126786114 gene encoding YTH domain-containing protein ECT4-like isoform X3 gives MATVAPPADPADLLQKLSLDSQTKTLEIPEPTKKPSVNQYGSIDSGNAANGQIPSDRSVTPLSTDFLDQSFSYLPNGYPSTAYYYGGYDGTGDWDEYSRYVNPEGVDMTSGVYGDNASLMYHHGYGYAPYGPYSPATSPVPTMGNDGQLYGPQHYQYPPYFQPLTPTSGPYTPSPVAPQNEVSTSLAADQKPLPVETGNGISNGIANNGSVKGSNGSAPLSTFQTTSFNSNGSYGRGALPTPVPTPGYQDPIYGYDTVHSPIPWLDAPLFSDGHRPVPNTPITSNSYGNRIPSLRNQNYRPNSHFMGLHQPRPLSGIGTAQGFMNSSMYPSKLFGQYGNTVRSSLGYGSHGYDSRNSARTWLAVDNKYKQPRGRNGGYYGYGNENSDGLNEQNRGPRARGSKNQKSFAPSAVAIKGHNVPASLSHDEEKDISTVPDREQYNKADFPEDYTDAKFFIIKSYSEDDVHKSIKYNVWASTPNGNKKLHAAYQEAQEKTGGCPVFLFFSVNTSGQFVGLAEMLGPVDFNKNLEYWQQDKWNGCFSVKWHIVKDVPNSLLKHITLENNENKPVTNSRDTQEVKLEPGLKMIKIFKEHLSKTCILDDFGFYESRQKTIQEKKAKQQQQFQKQQVWEGKTLDEKKEVVTNGQVETQNSLDVPSEITKESIPTVHPSEELKVKENGSTATGEAPKGANPVVAEKRVVANGVVANGC, from the exons ATGGCCACCGTCGCTCCTCCCGCTGATC CAGCAGATTTGCTTCAGAAGTTGTCATTAGATTCTCAGACCAAGACCCTGGAAATTCCAGAGCCTACAAAGAAG CCTTCTGTCAACCAGTACGGGTCTATTGATTCTGGCAATGCTGCAAATGGTCAGATCCCATCTGACCGCTCTGTGACTCCACTGTCCACCGACTTCTTGGATCAGTCTTTCTCCTATCTCCCAAATGGTTATCCATCTACAGCCTATTACTATGGAG GCTATGATGGGACTGGAGACTGGGATGAGTACTCGAGATATGTGAATCCAGAGGGGGTAGATATGACTTCC GGGGTTTATGGAGATAACGCGTCTCTTATGTACCACCACGGTTATGGGTATGCACCATATGGTCCTTATTCACCAGCAACTTCCCCTGTTCCGACTATGGGAAATGATGGTCAATTGTATGGGCCTCAACACTACCAGTACCCGCCCTATTTCCAGCCACTGACTCCAACCAGTGGACCGTACACTCCTAGTCCTGTTGCCCCTCAGAATGAGGTATCCACTTCTTTAGCTGCTGACCAAAAGCCTCTGCCTGTGGAAACAGGTAATGGAATTTCTAATGGCATTGCAAATAATGGAAGTGTGAAAGGCAGTAATGGTTCTGCTCCCTTGTCAACATTTCAAACTACGTCTTTCAACTCCAACGGATCATACGGACGAGGTGCTTTGCCCACGCCTGTTCCTACTCCTGGTTACCAGGACCCAATATATGGTTACGACACAGTACATTCTCCAATTCCTTGGTTAGATGCCCCACTTTTTTCAGATGGGCATAGACCTGTGCCAAATACACCCATTACATCAAACTCGTATGGCAACAGAATTCCATCTTTGAGGAATCAGAACTATCGTCCAAATTCTCACTTCATG GGTTTGCACCAACCCAGACCGCTTTCAGGGATCGGTACAGCACAAGGGTTTATGAATAGTAGCATGTACCCAAGCAAGCTATTTGGCCAGTATGGGAACACGGTTAGATCTAGTCTGGGATACGGTTCTCATGGTTATGACTCGCGAAACAGTGCACGCACATGGCTGGCAGTTGACAACAAGTATAAACAACCAAGGGGACGCAACGGTGGTTACTATGGATATGGTAATGAGAACTCTGATGGTTTAAATGAACAAAACAGAGGACCTCGAGCGAGAGGCTCAAAGAACCAAAAGAGCTTTGCCCCTAGTGCAGTAGCTATCAAGGGACATAACGTGCCCGCAAGTCTTAGTCATGATGAGGAAAAGGATATTAGTACTGTACCAGACAGAGAGCAATACAATAAAGCAGATTTTCCAGAGGATTATACTGATGCCAAATTCTTTATCATCAAGTCATATAGTGAGGATGATGTGCATAAGAGCATCAAGTATAATGTTTGGGCCAGCACACCAAATGGCAACAAGAAGCTTCATGCAGCATACCAAGAGGCTCAGGAGAAGACTGGTGGCTGCCCtgtatttctctttttctcg GTCAATACCAGTGGGCAATTTGTCGGCCTTGCTGAGATGTTGGGGCCTGTTGATTTCAATAAGAATTTGGAGTACTGGCAGCAAGACAAATGGAACGGGTGTTTCTCTGTCAAGTGGCATATTGTCAAAGACGTTCCTAACAGTTTGTTGAAGCATATTACTCTTGAAAATAATGAGAACAAGCCTGTGACTAATAGTAGGGACACTCAGGAG GTTAAATTGGAACCAGGGCTCaaaatgatcaaaatattCAAGGAGCATTTGAGCAAAACATGCATTTTGGATGACTTTGGATTTTATGAGTCCCGCCAGAAGACAATTCAGGAGAAGAAAGCTAAACAACAGCAGCAGTTTCAGAAGCAG CAGGTATGGGAAGGAAAAACCCTTGATGAGAAGAAAGAGGTAGTGACAAATGGGCAAGTGGAAACACAAAATTCATTGGATGTTCCCTCTGAGATAACCAAAGAATCTATTCCAACAGTGCATCCCAGTGAGGAGCTGAAAGTTAAAGAAAATGGATCAACTGCAACTGGAGAAGCCCCAAAGGGTGCCAATCCGGTTGTGGCTGAGAAGAGGGTTGTAGCAAACGGGGTGGTGGCAAACGGTTGCTAG
- the LOC126786114 gene encoding YTH domain-containing protein ECT4-like isoform X2 yields MATVAPPADQAADLLQKLSLDSQTKTLEIPEPTKKPSVNQYGSIDSGNAANGQIPSDRSVTPLSTDFLDQSFSYLPNGYPSTAYYYGGYDGTGDWDEYSRYVNPEGVDMTSGVYGDNASLMYHHGYGYAPYGPYSPATSPVPTMGNDGQLYGPQHYQYPPYFQPLTPTSGPYTPSPVAPQNEVSTSLAADQKPLPVETGNGISNGIANNGSVKGSNGSAPLSTFQTTSFNSNGSYGRGALPTPVPTPGYQDPIYGYDTVHSPIPWLDAPLFSDGHRPVPNTPITSNSYGNRIPSLRNQNYRPNSHFMGLHQPRPLSGIGTAQGFMNSSMYPSKLFGQYGNTVRSSLGYGSHGYDSRNSARTWLAVDNKYKQPRGRNGGYYGYGNENSDGLNEQNRGPRARGSKNQKSFAPSAVAIKGHNVPASLSHDEEKDISTVPDREQYNKADFPEDYTDAKFFIIKSYSEDDVHKSIKYNVWASTPNGNKKLHAAYQEAQEKTGGCPVFLFFSVNTSGQFVGLAEMLGPVDFNKNLEYWQQDKWNGCFSVKWHIVKDVPNSLLKHITLENNENKPVTNSRDTQEVKLEPGLKMIKIFKEHLSKTCILDDFGFYESRQKTIQEKKAKQQQQFQKQVWEGKTLDEKKEVVTNGQVETQNSLDVPSEITKESIPTVHPSEELKVKENGSTATGEAPKGANPVVAEKRVVANGVVANGC; encoded by the exons ATGGCCACCGTCGCTCCTCCCGCTGATC AAGCAGCAGATTTGCTTCAGAAGTTGTCATTAGATTCTCAGACCAAGACCCTGGAAATTCCAGAGCCTACAAAGAAG CCTTCTGTCAACCAGTACGGGTCTATTGATTCTGGCAATGCTGCAAATGGTCAGATCCCATCTGACCGCTCTGTGACTCCACTGTCCACCGACTTCTTGGATCAGTCTTTCTCCTATCTCCCAAATGGTTATCCATCTACAGCCTATTACTATGGAG GCTATGATGGGACTGGAGACTGGGATGAGTACTCGAGATATGTGAATCCAGAGGGGGTAGATATGACTTCC GGGGTTTATGGAGATAACGCGTCTCTTATGTACCACCACGGTTATGGGTATGCACCATATGGTCCTTATTCACCAGCAACTTCCCCTGTTCCGACTATGGGAAATGATGGTCAATTGTATGGGCCTCAACACTACCAGTACCCGCCCTATTTCCAGCCACTGACTCCAACCAGTGGACCGTACACTCCTAGTCCTGTTGCCCCTCAGAATGAGGTATCCACTTCTTTAGCTGCTGACCAAAAGCCTCTGCCTGTGGAAACAGGTAATGGAATTTCTAATGGCATTGCAAATAATGGAAGTGTGAAAGGCAGTAATGGTTCTGCTCCCTTGTCAACATTTCAAACTACGTCTTTCAACTCCAACGGATCATACGGACGAGGTGCTTTGCCCACGCCTGTTCCTACTCCTGGTTACCAGGACCCAATATATGGTTACGACACAGTACATTCTCCAATTCCTTGGTTAGATGCCCCACTTTTTTCAGATGGGCATAGACCTGTGCCAAATACACCCATTACATCAAACTCGTATGGCAACAGAATTCCATCTTTGAGGAATCAGAACTATCGTCCAAATTCTCACTTCATG GGTTTGCACCAACCCAGACCGCTTTCAGGGATCGGTACAGCACAAGGGTTTATGAATAGTAGCATGTACCCAAGCAAGCTATTTGGCCAGTATGGGAACACGGTTAGATCTAGTCTGGGATACGGTTCTCATGGTTATGACTCGCGAAACAGTGCACGCACATGGCTGGCAGTTGACAACAAGTATAAACAACCAAGGGGACGCAACGGTGGTTACTATGGATATGGTAATGAGAACTCTGATGGTTTAAATGAACAAAACAGAGGACCTCGAGCGAGAGGCTCAAAGAACCAAAAGAGCTTTGCCCCTAGTGCAGTAGCTATCAAGGGACATAACGTGCCCGCAAGTCTTAGTCATGATGAGGAAAAGGATATTAGTACTGTACCAGACAGAGAGCAATACAATAAAGCAGATTTTCCAGAGGATTATACTGATGCCAAATTCTTTATCATCAAGTCATATAGTGAGGATGATGTGCATAAGAGCATCAAGTATAATGTTTGGGCCAGCACACCAAATGGCAACAAGAAGCTTCATGCAGCATACCAAGAGGCTCAGGAGAAGACTGGTGGCTGCCCtgtatttctctttttctcg GTCAATACCAGTGGGCAATTTGTCGGCCTTGCTGAGATGTTGGGGCCTGTTGATTTCAATAAGAATTTGGAGTACTGGCAGCAAGACAAATGGAACGGGTGTTTCTCTGTCAAGTGGCATATTGTCAAAGACGTTCCTAACAGTTTGTTGAAGCATATTACTCTTGAAAATAATGAGAACAAGCCTGTGACTAATAGTAGGGACACTCAGGAG GTTAAATTGGAACCAGGGCTCaaaatgatcaaaatattCAAGGAGCATTTGAGCAAAACATGCATTTTGGATGACTTTGGATTTTATGAGTCCCGCCAGAAGACAATTCAGGAGAAGAAAGCTAAACAACAGCAGCAGTTTCAGAAGCAG GTATGGGAAGGAAAAACCCTTGATGAGAAGAAAGAGGTAGTGACAAATGGGCAAGTGGAAACACAAAATTCATTGGATGTTCCCTCTGAGATAACCAAAGAATCTATTCCAACAGTGCATCCCAGTGAGGAGCTGAAAGTTAAAGAAAATGGATCAACTGCAACTGGAGAAGCCCCAAAGGGTGCCAATCCGGTTGTGGCTGAGAAGAGGGTTGTAGCAAACGGGGTGGTGGCAAACGGTTGCTAG
- the LOC126787909 gene encoding subtilisin-like protease SBT3.18 isoform X2 translates to MATNSQYFWGLILSLALYFNYTYSAPHVYIVYLGLSHNVHEPHLTSEHHVQLLSKVFASEEDVKRSMLYSYKHSFSGFSAKLNSSQATTLAKMKGVVSVFRSKTLQLHTTRSWDFLGLNLISSTSMTSATASPLQLAHGQDIIVGIFDTGIWPESESFQEEPHMRPIPTTWKGNCVKGEMFEPAKACNRKLIGARYYLKGFEEEYGPLNASGNPEFRSARDFLGHGTHTASTAVGSVVKQNASFYGFAEGTARGGAPRARLAVYKVCWGNNYSGRCTGADILAAFDDALHDGVHVISASIGSPPPLIPFFASEGVIGSFHAMQLGVSVVFSAGNEGPEPSQVTNVAPWSLCVAASSIDRMFPTRILLDNKLSIMGESLIRTPINAKLADATVYFYDGICTSRNWNKSNFATNRVILCFSTIGPYEIGEAEVAAKLANASGLIFVEPMFRELGADIIPSVHVNLEEGTRILNYLAESPTKPVVQIKASRTIIGKAPAPRVAYFSSRGPNSLTPDILKPDISAPGVNILAAWPNQTSPTLRRDDKRLVNWNFQSGTSMSCPHVSGVIALIKSAHPDWSPAAIQSAVMTTAYTRDTSFDTILADGPMKASNPFDLGAGHIDPIKAMDPGLVYDMKTSDYVHFLCNTGYTEEQINMIVLCPSGTDTSCPRVPESNANINYPSITVSNLQSTVTIKRRVRNVGKNKNSMYFGTISEPDGVEVVIWPRVLVFSWFKAENTYYITLKPQKKSQGRYDFGEIVWSDGFHKVRSPLVVCVNTAAQDFNEPLDLSYM, encoded by the exons ATGGCCACTAATTCTCAGTATTTTTGGGGTCTAATCCTCTCACTTGCactatattttaattatacaTATTCGGCACCTCAT GTTTACATAGTCTATTTGGGGCTCAGTCATAATGTTCATGAACCTCACCTGACTTCAGAACATCATGTTCAGCTCCTTTCCAAAGTTTTTGCCAG TGAAGAAGATGTTAAACGGTCAATGCTTTATAGCTACAAGCATAGTTTCTCAGGCTTTTCAGCAAAACTCAATTCCTCACAAGCAACCACCTTGGCCA AGATGAAAGGAGTGGTATCAGTTTTCAGAAGTAAGACACTGCAGTTGCACACAACTCGGAGTTGGGACTTCTTGGGCCTTAACCTGATCAGCAGCACTAGTATGACTAGTGCAACGGCCTCTCCATTGCAACTAGCACATGGCCAAGACATCATAGTTGGGATTTTTGATACag GTATATGGCCTGAATCAGAAAGTTTCCAAGAAGAGCCACATATGAGGCCTATCCCCACAACTTGGAAGGGAAACTGTGTGAAAGGAGAGATGTTTGAGCCCGCAAAAGCATGCAACCGAAAGCTAATTGGTGCCCGCTACTACCTGAAAGGCTTTGAAGAAGAATATGGGCCACTAAACGCTAGTGGCAATCCAGAATTTCGATCAGCTAGAGATTTTCTTGGTCATGGGACACACACAGCCTCTACAGCAGTGGGTTCGGTAGTGAAACAAAATGCAAGCTTCTATGGTTTTGCAGAGGGCACTGCACGGGGTGGAGCTCCTAGGGCTCGTCTAGCAGTGTACAAAGTTTGTTGGGGAAACAATTATAGTGGCAGGTGTACTGGAGCAGATATTCTTGCAGCTTTTGATGATGCTTTGCATGATGGTGTTCATGTAATTTCAGCATCTATCGGATCACCACCACCATTAATACCATTCTTTGCATCAGAAGGTGTTATCGGTTCGTTTCATGCAATGCAGTTAGGTGTTAGTGTGGTGTTCTCAGCAGGTAATGAAGGGCCAGAACCATCACAGGTCACAAATGTTGCTCCTTGGAGCCTCTGTGTTGCTGCTTCCTCAATTGACAGAATGTTCCCAACCAGGATTCTTCTAGATAATAAGCTCTCCATCAtg GGAGAAAGCCTAATCAGAACACCTATCAATGCGAAATTGGCAGATGCGACGGTCTACTTTTATGATGG GATATGCACGTCAAGGAACTGGAATAAATCAAATTTTGCTACAAATAGAGTAATACTATGCTTCTCAACCATAGGACCGTATGAAATTGGTGAGGCTGAAGTAGCTGCCAAGCTAGCCAATGCATCTGGTTTGATCTTTGTAGAACCGATGTTCAGGGAGCTTGGTGCTGACATCATCCCCTCAGTCCATGTCAACCTTGAGGAAGGGACTCGGATCTTGAACTATCTCGCTGAATCTCCTAC GAAGCCTGTTGTGCAGATAAAAGCAAGTAGAACTATCATCGGGAAGGCACCTGCCCCTAGAGTTGCATACTTCTCTTCAAGAGGTCCTAACTCACTTACACCTGATATCCTCAAG CCAGATATAAGTGCTCCAGGAGTAAACATATTGGCAGCATGGCCCAATCAAACTTCTCCAACCTTGAGACGCGACGATAAACGATTAGTTAACTGGAATTTTCAGTCAGGAACATCAATGTCATGTCCTCATGTCTCTGGAGTTATTGCTCTCATCAAATCTGCACACCCCGATTGGTCTCCTGCAGCCATTCAATCTGCTGTCATGACCACAGCATACACAAGGGACACATCATTCGATACCATCCTAGCCGATGGACCGATGAAAGCCTCCAACCCTTTTGACTTGGGTGCCGGTCACATAGACCCCATCAAGGCAATGGATCCGGGGCTTGTCTACGACATGAAAACAAGTGACTATGTCCACTTTTTATGCAACACTGGCTACACAGAAGAACAGATAAACATGATAGTTCTCTGCCCTTCAGGAACTGACACAAGCTGTCCGCGAGTGCCGGAATCAAATGCCAATATAAACTACCCATCAATCACAGTTTCAAATCTCCAGTCAACTGTGACAATCAAGAGAAGGGTGCGTAATGTGGGCAAGAATAAGAACTCCATGTATTTTGGTACCATTTCTGAGCCTGATGGAGTGGAGGTAGTGATATGGCCTAGAGTTTTGGTATTCTCCTGGTTCAAAGCGGAAAACACATATTATATAACGCTGAAGCCACAGAAGAAGTCTCAAGGAAGATATGATTTTGGAGAAATCGTTTGGTCTGATGGCTTCCACAAGGTAAGGAGTCCTTTGGTTGTTTGTGTCAACACTGCTGCTCAAGATTTCAATGAACCCCTGGACTTGAGCTACATGTGA
- the LOC126787909 gene encoding subtilisin-like protease SBT3.18 isoform X1, which yields MLYSYKHSFSGFSAKLNSSQATTLAKMKGVVSVFRSKTLQLHTTRSWDFLGLNLISSTSMTSATASPLQLAHGQDIIVGIFDTGIWPESESFQEEPHMRPIPTTWKGNCVKGEMFEPAKACNRKLIGARYYLKGFEEEYGPLNASGNPEFRSARDFLGHGTHTASTAVGSVVKQNASFYGFAEGTARGGAPRARLAVYKVCWGNNYSGRCTGADILAAFDDALHDGVHVISASIGSPPPLIPFFASEGVIGSFHAMQLGVSVVFSAGNEGPEPSQVTNVAPWSLCVAASSIDRMFPTRILLDNKLSIMGESLIRTPINAKLADATVYFYDGICTSRNWNKSNFATNRVILCFSTIGPYEIGEAEVAAKLANASGLIFVEPMFRELGADIIPSVHVNLEEGTRILNYLAESPTKPVVQIKASRTIIGKAPAPRVAYFSSRGPNSLTPDILKPDISAPGVNILAAWPNQTSPTLRRDDKRLVNWNFQSGTSMSCPHVSGVIALIKSAHPDWSPAAIQSAVMTTAYTRDTSFDTILADGPMKASNPFDLGAGHIDPIKAMDPGLVYDMKTSDYVHFLCNTGYTEEQINMIVLCPSGTDTSCPRVPESNANINYPSITVSNLQSTVTIKRRVRNVGKNKNSMYFGTISEPDGVEVVIWPRVLVFSWFKAENTYYITLKPQKKSQGRYDFGEIVWSDGFHKVRSPLVVCVNTAAQDFNEPLDLSYM from the exons ATGCTTTATAGCTACAAGCATAGTTTCTCAGGCTTTTCAGCAAAACTCAATTCCTCACAAGCAACCACCTTGGCCA AGATGAAAGGAGTGGTATCAGTTTTCAGAAGTAAGACACTGCAGTTGCACACAACTCGGAGTTGGGACTTCTTGGGCCTTAACCTGATCAGCAGCACTAGTATGACTAGTGCAACGGCCTCTCCATTGCAACTAGCACATGGCCAAGACATCATAGTTGGGATTTTTGATACag GTATATGGCCTGAATCAGAAAGTTTCCAAGAAGAGCCACATATGAGGCCTATCCCCACAACTTGGAAGGGAAACTGTGTGAAAGGAGAGATGTTTGAGCCCGCAAAAGCATGCAACCGAAAGCTAATTGGTGCCCGCTACTACCTGAAAGGCTTTGAAGAAGAATATGGGCCACTAAACGCTAGTGGCAATCCAGAATTTCGATCAGCTAGAGATTTTCTTGGTCATGGGACACACACAGCCTCTACAGCAGTGGGTTCGGTAGTGAAACAAAATGCAAGCTTCTATGGTTTTGCAGAGGGCACTGCACGGGGTGGAGCTCCTAGGGCTCGTCTAGCAGTGTACAAAGTTTGTTGGGGAAACAATTATAGTGGCAGGTGTACTGGAGCAGATATTCTTGCAGCTTTTGATGATGCTTTGCATGATGGTGTTCATGTAATTTCAGCATCTATCGGATCACCACCACCATTAATACCATTCTTTGCATCAGAAGGTGTTATCGGTTCGTTTCATGCAATGCAGTTAGGTGTTAGTGTGGTGTTCTCAGCAGGTAATGAAGGGCCAGAACCATCACAGGTCACAAATGTTGCTCCTTGGAGCCTCTGTGTTGCTGCTTCCTCAATTGACAGAATGTTCCCAACCAGGATTCTTCTAGATAATAAGCTCTCCATCAtg GGAGAAAGCCTAATCAGAACACCTATCAATGCGAAATTGGCAGATGCGACGGTCTACTTTTATGATGG GATATGCACGTCAAGGAACTGGAATAAATCAAATTTTGCTACAAATAGAGTAATACTATGCTTCTCAACCATAGGACCGTATGAAATTGGTGAGGCTGAAGTAGCTGCCAAGCTAGCCAATGCATCTGGTTTGATCTTTGTAGAACCGATGTTCAGGGAGCTTGGTGCTGACATCATCCCCTCAGTCCATGTCAACCTTGAGGAAGGGACTCGGATCTTGAACTATCTCGCTGAATCTCCTAC GAAGCCTGTTGTGCAGATAAAAGCAAGTAGAACTATCATCGGGAAGGCACCTGCCCCTAGAGTTGCATACTTCTCTTCAAGAGGTCCTAACTCACTTACACCTGATATCCTCAAG CCAGATATAAGTGCTCCAGGAGTAAACATATTGGCAGCATGGCCCAATCAAACTTCTCCAACCTTGAGACGCGACGATAAACGATTAGTTAACTGGAATTTTCAGTCAGGAACATCAATGTCATGTCCTCATGTCTCTGGAGTTATTGCTCTCATCAAATCTGCACACCCCGATTGGTCTCCTGCAGCCATTCAATCTGCTGTCATGACCACAGCATACACAAGGGACACATCATTCGATACCATCCTAGCCGATGGACCGATGAAAGCCTCCAACCCTTTTGACTTGGGTGCCGGTCACATAGACCCCATCAAGGCAATGGATCCGGGGCTTGTCTACGACATGAAAACAAGTGACTATGTCCACTTTTTATGCAACACTGGCTACACAGAAGAACAGATAAACATGATAGTTCTCTGCCCTTCAGGAACTGACACAAGCTGTCCGCGAGTGCCGGAATCAAATGCCAATATAAACTACCCATCAATCACAGTTTCAAATCTCCAGTCAACTGTGACAATCAAGAGAAGGGTGCGTAATGTGGGCAAGAATAAGAACTCCATGTATTTTGGTACCATTTCTGAGCCTGATGGAGTGGAGGTAGTGATATGGCCTAGAGTTTTGGTATTCTCCTGGTTCAAAGCGGAAAACACATATTATATAACGCTGAAGCCACAGAAGAAGTCTCAAGGAAGATATGATTTTGGAGAAATCGTTTGGTCTGATGGCTTCCACAAGGTAAGGAGTCCTTTGGTTGTTTGTGTCAACACTGCTGCTCAAGATTTCAATGAACCCCTGGACTTGAGCTACATGTGA
- the LOC126786114 gene encoding YTH domain-containing protein ECT4-like isoform X1 — MATVAPPADQAADLLQKLSLDSQTKTLEIPEPTKKPSVNQYGSIDSGNAANGQIPSDRSVTPLSTDFLDQSFSYLPNGYPSTAYYYGGYDGTGDWDEYSRYVNPEGVDMTSGVYGDNASLMYHHGYGYAPYGPYSPATSPVPTMGNDGQLYGPQHYQYPPYFQPLTPTSGPYTPSPVAPQNEVSTSLAADQKPLPVETGNGISNGIANNGSVKGSNGSAPLSTFQTTSFNSNGSYGRGALPTPVPTPGYQDPIYGYDTVHSPIPWLDAPLFSDGHRPVPNTPITSNSYGNRIPSLRNQNYRPNSHFMGLHQPRPLSGIGTAQGFMNSSMYPSKLFGQYGNTVRSSLGYGSHGYDSRNSARTWLAVDNKYKQPRGRNGGYYGYGNENSDGLNEQNRGPRARGSKNQKSFAPSAVAIKGHNVPASLSHDEEKDISTVPDREQYNKADFPEDYTDAKFFIIKSYSEDDVHKSIKYNVWASTPNGNKKLHAAYQEAQEKTGGCPVFLFFSVNTSGQFVGLAEMLGPVDFNKNLEYWQQDKWNGCFSVKWHIVKDVPNSLLKHITLENNENKPVTNSRDTQEVKLEPGLKMIKIFKEHLSKTCILDDFGFYESRQKTIQEKKAKQQQQFQKQQVWEGKTLDEKKEVVTNGQVETQNSLDVPSEITKESIPTVHPSEELKVKENGSTATGEAPKGANPVVAEKRVVANGVVANGC; from the exons ATGGCCACCGTCGCTCCTCCCGCTGATC AAGCAGCAGATTTGCTTCAGAAGTTGTCATTAGATTCTCAGACCAAGACCCTGGAAATTCCAGAGCCTACAAAGAAG CCTTCTGTCAACCAGTACGGGTCTATTGATTCTGGCAATGCTGCAAATGGTCAGATCCCATCTGACCGCTCTGTGACTCCACTGTCCACCGACTTCTTGGATCAGTCTTTCTCCTATCTCCCAAATGGTTATCCATCTACAGCCTATTACTATGGAG GCTATGATGGGACTGGAGACTGGGATGAGTACTCGAGATATGTGAATCCAGAGGGGGTAGATATGACTTCC GGGGTTTATGGAGATAACGCGTCTCTTATGTACCACCACGGTTATGGGTATGCACCATATGGTCCTTATTCACCAGCAACTTCCCCTGTTCCGACTATGGGAAATGATGGTCAATTGTATGGGCCTCAACACTACCAGTACCCGCCCTATTTCCAGCCACTGACTCCAACCAGTGGACCGTACACTCCTAGTCCTGTTGCCCCTCAGAATGAGGTATCCACTTCTTTAGCTGCTGACCAAAAGCCTCTGCCTGTGGAAACAGGTAATGGAATTTCTAATGGCATTGCAAATAATGGAAGTGTGAAAGGCAGTAATGGTTCTGCTCCCTTGTCAACATTTCAAACTACGTCTTTCAACTCCAACGGATCATACGGACGAGGTGCTTTGCCCACGCCTGTTCCTACTCCTGGTTACCAGGACCCAATATATGGTTACGACACAGTACATTCTCCAATTCCTTGGTTAGATGCCCCACTTTTTTCAGATGGGCATAGACCTGTGCCAAATACACCCATTACATCAAACTCGTATGGCAACAGAATTCCATCTTTGAGGAATCAGAACTATCGTCCAAATTCTCACTTCATG GGTTTGCACCAACCCAGACCGCTTTCAGGGATCGGTACAGCACAAGGGTTTATGAATAGTAGCATGTACCCAAGCAAGCTATTTGGCCAGTATGGGAACACGGTTAGATCTAGTCTGGGATACGGTTCTCATGGTTATGACTCGCGAAACAGTGCACGCACATGGCTGGCAGTTGACAACAAGTATAAACAACCAAGGGGACGCAACGGTGGTTACTATGGATATGGTAATGAGAACTCTGATGGTTTAAATGAACAAAACAGAGGACCTCGAGCGAGAGGCTCAAAGAACCAAAAGAGCTTTGCCCCTAGTGCAGTAGCTATCAAGGGACATAACGTGCCCGCAAGTCTTAGTCATGATGAGGAAAAGGATATTAGTACTGTACCAGACAGAGAGCAATACAATAAAGCAGATTTTCCAGAGGATTATACTGATGCCAAATTCTTTATCATCAAGTCATATAGTGAGGATGATGTGCATAAGAGCATCAAGTATAATGTTTGGGCCAGCACACCAAATGGCAACAAGAAGCTTCATGCAGCATACCAAGAGGCTCAGGAGAAGACTGGTGGCTGCCCtgtatttctctttttctcg GTCAATACCAGTGGGCAATTTGTCGGCCTTGCTGAGATGTTGGGGCCTGTTGATTTCAATAAGAATTTGGAGTACTGGCAGCAAGACAAATGGAACGGGTGTTTCTCTGTCAAGTGGCATATTGTCAAAGACGTTCCTAACAGTTTGTTGAAGCATATTACTCTTGAAAATAATGAGAACAAGCCTGTGACTAATAGTAGGGACACTCAGGAG GTTAAATTGGAACCAGGGCTCaaaatgatcaaaatattCAAGGAGCATTTGAGCAAAACATGCATTTTGGATGACTTTGGATTTTATGAGTCCCGCCAGAAGACAATTCAGGAGAAGAAAGCTAAACAACAGCAGCAGTTTCAGAAGCAG CAGGTATGGGAAGGAAAAACCCTTGATGAGAAGAAAGAGGTAGTGACAAATGGGCAAGTGGAAACACAAAATTCATTGGATGTTCCCTCTGAGATAACCAAAGAATCTATTCCAACAGTGCATCCCAGTGAGGAGCTGAAAGTTAAAGAAAATGGATCAACTGCAACTGGAGAAGCCCCAAAGGGTGCCAATCCGGTTGTGGCTGAGAAGAGGGTTGTAGCAAACGGGGTGGTGGCAAACGGTTGCTAG